From Lysinibacillus sp. SGAir0095, the proteins below share one genomic window:
- a CDS encoding DUF5316 family protein, which yields MMNIFLIVGVISIIISGIFIGAWTDGQQQRANFHTETEDHRNFRTKIGMISGLVGLSSLGLAGLIYFL from the coding sequence ATGATGAATATATTTCTTATTGTTGGCGTCATTAGCATTATTATTTCCGGTATTTTTATTGGCGCTTGGACTGATGGACAACAACAAAGGGCAAATTTTCATACTGAAACAGAAGACCATAGGAATTTTAGAACAAAGATAGGAATGATTTCTGGATTAGTAGGACTAAGTTCTTTAGGGCTTGCTGGATTAATATATTTTTTATAA